Within Anguilla anguilla isolate fAngAng1 chromosome 11, fAngAng1.pri, whole genome shotgun sequence, the genomic segment atgttatgttatgattagcaaattacattttagacagctagcttgttagcaagcacatatttggatattcaatgttgaaactgcagatgcacgtttattttagttgttaattgtaattacaaaatgtattgacggacatcgcgacaagcctacttaagatatatcagctgatttaaaaatgtgtgggtagtttttatcagcgatgaaaacaaacagctcggtagtgaactgaacaccattacacaggcgatctaacaagcaatataaatctttattagaacaagtacagcacaaacagcatgtcacaaaatagtaacggtagtacaaaacttagttcagagatatttcacttcggtataataacataagtaattttgtggagcctaacacattgtacttacatagcatttgcctcccctgctgaccgtcaacgttaacagaatcgcttttcctcacagttgtcaggctccctattcattcattttcgggacaaccgagaggaacagagacgctgttaacggacagcagatgttgcttcacgctacgaaaacacaatggagtcgcctccagaaaagAATTTATGTTATGTCGAAGTGCAACATCTCtaatcggctaacttgatgtggttagcaagctagctatttagctttctggtgaaccagagctaacgttatacttaccttcataaccgaatataaacttctcaaaaaagaatttatagcccttgtccagtttagatcgcttaacgttcactggcaatgcttcgacaatgcggataacatcggacagtgaacgttggcagagctatcagggactgtgagaacacacgtcgctgtttaggctcaaattttcgctgtcagaaatggacttgcgtccgtagcaacggtaaccggaaacaaagtatccctacatccggttttggtcgccatcttgtgaaataggcctattggtGAGTGCATCTGTATTTTGAAAACCTTACaaagaacatgaaaaacaaattgctcAACGAGGAATCTagtgaatgtaaaataaagcatAGCCATGTAGGCTATGTCTCATTTGAAATAACGAAGGTGAAAAGCTTAGACAAACAAGTAAGATGGTGACAATATGGATCTGaattgcattcatatttattttgcagtaaGTGTCAGATTGATTTAATATGATTATGAGAAGGTGGTGCAACAGTAGGCCACCACCTGgaacaaataaatggaaaaatttgttttcaatatGTTTCCCATTTCACAGCCCAAATTAGAATAGCATATGACTGAAAGTCCACCCGGTCTCTGTAggactatagccgcgtttccaccgcaggaacttcaccccggaactaggaaccttttgaggaactcagtgcgtttccaccgcaggaactagggtctaaatttagctccgggggctttattttactttccgaaagtacaggaaccttttgggtggagcttgcagcgctgaacatttctgattggtcgagtactcgcagcatttttttgtgtttattttcaaccgccatgtttaaaaatatgcagccgcaaaccaatttattttcataataacttcaaatcaaacttgtatgttatgcggcgcagtagcctagttttggttatagcctgccaacgtcttggaattataacgtgtgctcttctgttcttttcttgctttagtattcgttttataaaatgctaagcattcgtgctgggacagcatattacgtaccaaaacattcaaacggattaattcagttgctgaatattttcttccggattttctttgttagcccgttgtaattgactcaaaacatttgatacagttatgtgaggtatgcggtagttctgcgtaattcacattggtgatacagtaaaagcaaactggaaatcaccttccgcactttttgtcagggtaaaataacaggttaattctagtaatcgtcccttttgctttttcagactgccgtaattttactctgccattcttcaattccacaaaaagaccaggaaaactatggactaatttatggtgcatggttcgcatctggagggcacacttcgctgctcggctagcagtaacttcgaaggaaagcatacggtggctgtaccactactaattaaaattttcacgcaagtccgagttttcgttctattcttgtcattttgcgattagcctatatggaattgacgatgagaaagtaatcaaacagcaaattgtttacaacgtgtgcatgttttctgctgttgttgccagttatacatataaatgtgaatgcattctgtcgcttcggatgtcaagacatgaaagcgaatgttcgcataaaaacataatgaatgtgtttgagaggatatataatacagttacaatctgactattggcctgttatatcctatttgttgcataacaacggtccaagttcaactaccaacgacagttttgcttgacaacggtaaaatatgcccaaactgctgcagaagaatatttcaattccaggtgattaaatcgataaaaatcaataaatacaaaagtaaccatatatagtcattgctggtaacccgttgtatataagtgaaataaacccctccgggctgtcccagttattagaaaataatgtaggctacttcggtggtagtattgggttacagaagaaatcataggacagatggaccgacgacaacgtcactttttcatacgtcagtgggctaatttgcctaatcttcgcgggacattagaccgcggtggaaacgcagacaaccgtgggctgaaggaaccttttagttccttgaaaagtagttcctgggtacttttggtggaaacacgGCTTATGAGATGGTTCACACCAGTACAGGTGTTCCACATGAAGTCTGGCCATGGTGCTTAGCTCAGCCATCGACGGGCTGAGCTGCACAATTACTGCCCAGGACACCTGTGCAGCTGATGTGGATGTTACAGACCGCAGTGCAATTAGGCTATATCATGCTAATCAAAAGCCTTCTGACACTATTGtcaattaaattgccatcaACCGACTATCTACACTGAGGAAACATGGCGGTAGTTTGATCACTCCCGTTTGACCTTCCTGGTCCTGCAGAGCCTCTGAAACAGACACCTGCAGGTGGCGCCGATGAGTACTAGGAGAGCAGTGGCGGAGCCCAGCAGCAAGGCCAGCACGTCCAGGTTGTGGTAGGCGTACCAGGGCATCCTGTAAGACTCAGTGCGCAGGTGCGCCGCCCCCCCGTGCCTCATGACAAACTCCATCCAGAAGAGGGCGCTGTCCAGAGGTTCGAGGGGCCGGTCGCGGTGCAGCCGGGACAGCCTGCGCATGTTCTCCCTGTAGGGCTTCTGCTCATCCAGGACGTCCTGCAGAGCCTGGGTCAGAGAGTCCACCTCCAGCGCCGTCACGTCCAGCACGATGCCCGCGCCCCGCGCATCCACGCGCACCATGTTGTCCATCTGGTCGAAGATGAGCGGGAGGCCCAGAATGGGCACGCCGTGGTAGATGGCCTCGTACAGGCCGTTGGTGCCCCCGTGCGTGACGAAAGCACGGGTCTTGGGGTGGCCCAGTAGGTCGTTTTGGGGAAGCCAGTCCAGCAGCAGGGTGTTGTTGCCCAGGGTGGATGGCCTCGCCCCCAGGTGCCTCCACACCACCTTCTGAGGCAGGCGGGCAAAGGCAGAGGCGATGACATCCGAAATGTGTGGCTGAAGGCCCCCGAGCAGGGTGCCCAGGGACATGAGCACCACCCCGTGCTCCCCGGAGCTCTGCACAAACTCCTCCAgctcagaggggaggggctgggcggggcggcACTGGAACCCGCCCATGTACACTACGTTGGGCATGGTGGGGCGCGGGAACTCGAAGACGAAATCCACCCTCATCAGCCACAGGTCGGCTCCCTGGATGAGCGAGAAGACATCGACGCCTGGAGAGAAGAATTCTCGGCACACGGCCTGGTACGGTGGGCTGGAGACGAAGTAGTACAGGTACAGGCTGAGCCCGTAGTACAGCGCGTTGGAGAGCCGCTGCGGAAAGTCCATCCTGTCAGAGCTGTGGGAGAAGAGCAGGGGGATGTAGGAGATCGGCGAGGGGGCGATGGCGAAGTGGCCCTCCCCGTTCAGGGACCAGCGCACGTTTAGCACCAGCGGCAGCTGCAGCTTGTGGGCCAGCAGCACGCCTGTGGGGAAGACTGGGTCGGTCAGGACCAGGTCGAAGCGCTCCTCCCGCAGCCTCCGCATCAGAGCCCCGTCCGTGAACATGATGCGCGCCACCTGGGCCACCACCCTGTTGTTCTGGGCCATCAGGTGAAAGAGGTTGGTGTAGAATTCAAGGAAGGCCAGCGGGGAGCTCCAGTCCTTGCGCAGCTCCAGGGACGTGTGCAGGAAGTGGGACATGGTGTCCTTGCTCTCGATGCTCTGGACGGCTTCCTGGTGCACGGTGATGGCGGTGTAGTGGGGGGAGCGCTCAGCGATGTACCAGCTGGTGGAGGACCGCAGGACGGTGACCTGGTGCCCCCGGGCGTGCAGCGCCTCCACCAGGACGCGCATGTTCAGCCAGTGGCTCCCGTCCACCGGGTACACCAGCACCCGCCCGCCCTCgcagcctggccccgcccacaacaGCAGCAGGAGAGCCACCGGGAGGGCTGTCATGGCGTCTGAGGCCGAgttgctgcagcagcaggcaaGTCACACCACACAGCAGAGTCAATGTAGTCACCACTGAGTCACGACACACGCAGAGTCAATGTAGTCACCACTGAGGCAtgacacagagcagagtcaATGTAGTCACCACTGAGTCAcgacacacagagagcagagccaATGTAGTCACCACTGAGGCAtgacacagagcagagtcaATGTAGTCACCACTGAGtcacaacacacagagcagggtcaATGTAGTCACCACTGAGTCACGACACACAGAGAAGAGTCAAGGTAGTCACCACTGAGTCACGACACAGAGCAGAGTCAAGGTAGTCACCACTGAGTCAGAGCATGCACAGCTGAATCAGAGCAGCCACTACAAGTCCCAGCATGCGGAGTCAAGGCTTCCTGGCAGCCACAGGGGAAAGGGTAGACTCCAGGAGCTCCAGTGGCTGATGGAAAATCACAGGGACTCTGgaacacagtaaacaaacagatTAGTGAGAAAGCTGGTTCCACGTATAGAATTTCAGGTTAATTTGTTATTTGCTATTTGTTggcgattgttgtcagtgatcTCAAGCATATAATACAGTAACTCGATACACCGGCTGAGCCAGCTCGCGGGAGGGGAAGAGTTGAGGGGAAAGTGCAGACTGAAGCGCAGCAGAGCAGACGCACGTCGCTGAGAAGTGGCCGCAGTTTCCCCGCTGGAGTCCACCAACCCGTGCTGCGGGAGATGGGCTGTTTCAGAGCCTCTGGGACAAACCGGGCTTTTAGGAAGGCTGGCCCAGGCGGCTATGCTTGTAGAGCTTCAGGAAATCTTGAAATAATGCAAGACAAAAATTTTTacaagcaaagaaaaacaagctgCATTAGTACTGCACCATTACCAATTTAATGGAACGAAGGTGTCATTGACAAGAGTACGCTGCACAATCATGCTTATATAAGTCCaacagtgcagtgcaggctCAGAGCAAACAAAGCTTAGCCAGGAAGTTTATAAACCTTTCACACTGAGTTAGTGTGTTAGCAGGACTTCATGGTCTGTCTAAACAAGTGTGTTTTCACTCTGTGTCAGAAGATTAGACACAGaatatggaatatatatataaaataagcaCAGACGGTATGTCTTTTATTGTAATTGTGTCAATTGAGTGAAACATCAGGAAGTTGCTTGGCTTAGTTATATGATCAACCTGCAGGCAATTGATCCATGATAAGAGGACTGTCTTTAAGGGAATAACCACACAAATATGAGCAAatcattaaaactgttaatcaATAAGGTCTTCATATATAGCCAGGGAAAGAATGTGAATTCATAAGTCCATTTAGCATGTATCTGTTATTTTCCTGCACAGTAaaatcagtgttaaatcaactcttacagaatacatatggtccctgttggactTATCTGTACtgaattaacacaggacatGTTTCTGTAGGATTGGGTGTGGTGTAAGTGCACGCTTGTCCGGGTGATTTGAGGTTAGAGATCTGAATGAGAAACTCACCACTGGGATTCCTGTGCAGAGCAGTCTGGCAGTCACAGCTCTCCCGCGCAGGACAGCCGCGTAGTTTCTGTGAAGGTAAAGGTATCGCTCTCACCGTTCTGGTGGAAGGAGCTGAGAGTGCTACACAACAGCCATGGCTAGTTACTAAGCCAGCTCGTTCATGGGCATACGCATGCACAGCCACCTAGTCTGTGCGCACAGTCCAGCAGCCAGGCTCCTGCACGCTGATGAAGACAGAACAGGAGCCAAAACACACCCCCCAGAACTCGCCAGAGTCCACCCCTGGCAGCAGTCACAGTTTGCCAGAAAGTGGGAGGTGAACTAGGTGCAGAGCAAGCAGTCACATCCTCCACCAaagatcaataaaaaatgtttttaaaaaaacagggcagGCTCTGACTGGCTCCTGTGCGTTGATGCAGGACGCGACAATCATCAGCAAGTACGGGTCTACTTATACAGTTACTCCATTTTTACACTGCCAGATATCTTTTTTGCAGCCCTAAGATTTTCTGGAAAGTACTATACGCCGCTGTTttcccagcagcagccaatcagcaatcCCGTGGATAAGACAGTGAACATTCCAGTGGGTGGATGATCATATTACTAATGTTTTGTTGCATTAATACAACATTTCATACACTTAAAGGCATATTCCACAGAAAATTTCAACTGGATTCAAATAATTGTCCTGGGGAAGCTTGTACATTTTCTGCTCTTTCAGGG encodes:
- the LOC118207808 gene encoding UDP-glucuronosyltransferase 2C1-like; amino-acid sequence: MTALPVALLLLLWAGPGCEGGRVLVYPVDGSHWLNMRVLVEALHARGHQVTVLRSSTSWYIAERSPHYTAITVHQEAVQSIESKDTMSHFLHTSLELRKDWSSPLAFLEFYTNLFHLMAQNNRVVAQVARIMFTDGALMRRLREERFDLVLTDPVFPTGVLLAHKLQLPLVLNVRWSLNGEGHFAIAPSPISYIPLLFSHSSDRMDFPQRLSNALYYGLSLYLYYFVSSPPYQAVCREFFSPGVDVFSLIQGADLWLMRVDFVFEFPRPTMPNVVYMGGFQCRPAQPLPSELEEFVQSSGEHGVVLMSLGTLLGGLQPHISDVIASAFARLPQKVVWRHLGARPSTLGNNTLLLDWLPQNDLLGHPKTRAFVTHGGTNGLYEAIYHGVPILGLPLIFDQMDNMVRVDARGAGIVLDVTALEVDSLTQALQDVLDEQKPYRENMRRLSRLHRDRPLEPLDSALFWMEFVMRHGGAAHLRTESYRMPWYAYHNLDVLALLLGSATALLVLIGATCRCLFQRLCRTRKVKRE